Below is a genomic region from Methanobacterium sp..
TCCTCCAGCGTGTACAGATGGAGGTACGAAGTCGTGTCCAAGTGTGTACATTTTTAAAAGAGGTGTTAAACCTGCGGTGTCACCAAAGTCGTATTTGTACTCTCCTTTTGTAAGGGTTGGGCATGATGAAGGTTCTGCTGCTATGAATTTACAGTCAATTTTTTCGTCAATTTTATCTTTAACGAATGGGAAAACTGCTCCTCCGAAGTTACTTCCACCGCCTACACATGCAACAATTACATCAGGGTCTTCTCCAACAATTTCCATCTGTTTTTTGGTTTCAAGACCAATAACTGTCTGGTGGAGGAGAACGTGGTTTAAAACACTTCCAAGGGAATAATAAGCTTTTTCATCCTGTAGTGCGTCTTCCATAGCTTCTGATATTGCAATTCCAAGTGCTCCTGGGTGGTCTGGGTTTTCACTTAATATTTTTCTTCCAAATTCAGTTTTATCACTTGGGGAAGGTATAACATCTCCATCGTATATCTGCATGATGGTTTTTCTGTATGGTTTTTGCTGGAATGAAACTTTAACCATGTAAACAGTACAGTCCATGTCCATCATTGAACATGCAAGTGATAATGCTGTACCCCACTGCCCTGCACCTGTTTCTGTTGTAAGACGTTCAACACCGTCTTTTTTAGCATAGTATGCTTGTGCAATGGCTGTATTTAATTTGTGACTTCCAGTTGGGGAAGTATCTTCTCTTTTGTAGTATATTTTAGCTGGGGTGTCCAGGTAGTCTTCAAGACCAGTTGCCCTGAATAGTGGGCTTGGCCTCCCAATCATTTTATAAACTTTTCTTACTTCTTTTGGAATTTCAATCCATCGTTCTGTGGACATTTCCTGTTCTAAAACGCCTTTAGAAAATACTTTAGGCAGATTTCCTAGCTGCTGTCCTTCCTCGGTCTGTGAAGGCGCGGGAAGTTCTACAGGCAGGTCTGCTGCTATATTATACCATTTTTTGGGTATGTCTTTAGAGGATAGTGTAACTTTATACATTAAAAATCACCATTTAATTTTATTAAGACCATATACTCCGTGATATTATTAAATCTTTGTTGTACACATCTGTACTTTAATAATTATGGATTTTATATTATGAATAAGTTTTGGTTTTTGATTATAAAAACAATATACTAAATTAGCATTAGTGGGGCCATCAAGATGCATGATCCAAGAATAAGATCCATTAAAATTAGTGATTTTGGCATTTTATAGGTCAGTATATGTGGGTATCTCTAAGTGCGAAGGGAGATATAGGGTAGATAACTCACTTTTTTTCTGTAGGTATGGTAAAGTAAAATGTCGAACCTACACAGGGCTCTGATTCAACCCATACCCTTCCTCCATGGCGGTCTATAATTCTTTTAACAATTGCTAAACCTATCCCTGTGCCATGATATTCTCCAATAGCATGTAACCTCTTGAAAACTTCAAAAATTTGATTACTGTATTGCTCTTCTAACCCAATTCCATTGTCACTGATTGAAAAAATATATTCACCATCTTCTTTTCTGGCTGAGATATGAATTTTAGGCTTTAATCCTTCCCTGTGGAATTTAAGTGCATTTCCAATTAAATTTTGGAATACACGCACCATCTGATCTTTATCTGCAAAAGTTACTGGAAGTTCATCACTTGTAATTTCAGCATCAGCTTTACTAATTGCAGTTCCTAAATTACTTAAAGCATAGTTCAAAGCATCTTCAGATTCAAATTCTGTAAATTCATGTCCTCGGGTTCCGACACGTGAGTAATCAAGCAAACCCTGAATCATCTGCTTCATCCTCCGGGAACCATCAACCATAAACTCAATGAATTCATCAGCATCTGGATCTAGTTTATCTTTGTAACGTCTTTCGATTAATTGGGCGTAGCTGGCAATGGTTCTAAGAGGCTCCTGCAGGTCGTGGCTGGTAATGTAAGCAAAACTTTCTAATTCATTATTAGAGCGTTCTAATTCTTCTATAATTTCTTTTAACTTTTCTTCCGATTTTTTACGGGTTGTGATATCGGTCATAAAGCCTTCTAATAAAGGATTTCCATCATTATCATTTCCAAGATCTCTAAAAGAGAGATCTCCAATTATTATTTCTCCATCTTTGCGCCTGTAACGATTTTCAGTTTTAAACCAGGCTTTCGCTTTCAAAGCAGATTCTAAAAAACCAGGTCTTAAATTTTTATTAACATAAATAACGTCTGCAATAGATGTTTTGTTAACGGTTGAAATTAAATCCTCTGGAGAATCATAGCCTAAAAGCCTTGCGAGCTCAGGGTTAACATCAATATATTTTCCATCTAATGTTGAATGAAAAATACCTACAGGTGCATTTTCATATAAAGAACGATATTTTATCTCTTTTTCCTTTAAAATTTTATAAGCCTCTTCTAATTCTAGTGTACGCTCTTTAACCTGTTCTTCGAGGTGATCTAGAGTATATTTTAATTCTATTTCAGCTTGTTTACGTTTTAAAGCTTCAACAAAAGCAACAGAAAGAGTTTCAATGTTATTTTTATCCTGTTCAGTGTAGCCTCCTTCTTTATTCGCTAAAGCAATCAACCCTATTGTTCTATTGCCCTGTTTTAGTGGAACTCCTAAGAATGATTTGATTGGAGGATGTCCTTCAGGGATACCGCGTCTATCCGGGTCTGAATCAGGGTCATTCACGATTTGACTTTTCCCTTCTGTCACTGTTCGTCCCCAGTAACTTACAATTTCCATATTACTTATTAATTCCCGTGATTTTTCAAGATTGGTTGTACATGCGTCCCATCCTGGAGGACTTATAGCAAGGTCATCTAAACGTCCATTTTCATTAACTTCACCTATAAAACTGAAATCACTGTCTGTTAGTTCTTCTGCAACTTCAAGACACTTTTCTACAACATTTTCAACAGTTTCACAGGTCAAAGACTCTTTAAATACTTTGTTAATGCCATTTAATAGTTTATTTTGCCTGTTAATTTGCATTTCAGAGTTTTTACTTTCTGTAATATCGTAGTAAGTGCAGATAATCATGTTATTGCGGTTATTTTCATTTAACAGGGGTTCAGCACTCACCAACATCCAGGTAAGTCTATTAGCTCCGGGATTCCGCACACCGACAAGCTGATTCATTACAGGTTTACCTGCTATCGCTGCTTTTCGTACGGGGTGCTCATTAACGTGTAATAATTTACTATTTTCATTATATACTTCCCAACGACTCCAATCTTGACTGTTAACGTTTAATATATCTGATTCCTTGTCTAAACCGAAAATTCGCATAAATGAGGGATTAACTACTGCAAATTTACCGCCTTCATCTATCAATGCTATTCCTGACTGTAAATTTTGAATGAGCACTTTGAACTGGGCTTCACTTTCTTTCAATGTATTTTCAGCTTCTTTACTTTCAGTAATATCTTGAATTTGAACCAAAAAACTAGAATCCGCAACAGAGACACTCCAATCAATAAAAGCGATCCCTGACTTTACAGGAACATAAAACCCTTTATTTTTTATATTATCATAATTTAATTGGGACTGAAAATTAATTAGCCCATTTTCAAGTAACTCTACCTTCCTGGAGGCAATATGGGGGTTATCAAATAAATTAACTTTTTTAAAATCATCTATAGAATCAATACCTGCTATTTTTAAGGCAGTAGGGTTAGCATCAATTAAGTTCCCTTTTTTATCATAACAAAAAATGCCGATGGGGGATTTATCGAATATTTCCTTGAATATATTGTCTTTTTTATTCAAATATAGCTCTCCCATCAAATGATAATTAATATTATCCGATAAATTAGAAAGAAGTTAGTATTATTTACTTGTTTTTAAGATTTAAAACTTTTTAATTGGTTTTGTAATGGGGGTTAATATTTTTATAATTTAAGTTTTTTTAGTTTTAAAATAGTAATTTAAATAAATTTAAGATTTTAACCGCTAAAATAAGATTTAAAATGCATGAAGTAGGGTGTGGGGGGCGAATTTTTTTATTTAAATCTGGAATTAACGTGGAAATTAATAGTAGTGGAAAATGATCCGCCCCTCGATTTTAATATTTAGGGTTTGAGGTATCATACTTTTTGGCACTAAAAAAAGTTTTACTGTTAAAATTGGGCGTGTAAATTTGTTAGAGATTTATAGAATTCGTTAAAATCCGAAAATGTAATTTTCAAACTTTAAACAATAGTTATAGCGATTTAAAATAAAAAAAAGAAAGAATTTAGGTTTATCACCCTGTTTTAAACTTAAAAACATAACTTTTAGCTAAATTGTTTCCTGCAGCATCTTTAACAGCGTAATATGGAATGTAAACCTGGTACCATGTGTAACCATATCTCCTTAAGTTCATTTTAAGGGTCAATGTGTTACCGCTTATTTTTTTAGTTATTGCGGCTATTTTACCGGTTTTCATGTTTTTAATGTAAATTTTGGACCATTTAGTGCTTGCTTTGATGTTTTCGCTGAACTTAATGGTGATAGCAGCTGTTCTTGAATATCTTGTAGCTCCGTTTTTAGGATATGTTGAGGTTATTTTTGGCGCTGTTTTGTCAATGGTGTATTTTTCTGTGTAAACTGGGGATTTATTCCCTAATTTATCGATTGCAATGAATTTCAATGTGATTGTGGATGTTATTGAAATTGGCCCTGTGCATAGTTTACTTGCTGTAGTTGGTGTGCTTCCGTCTGTAGTGTAGTAAATGCTTGCAACTTCGTTTGTCATCAAATTAATAGACTTGCTGGTATTGTAAGACCCAGTTTTGTAGTCTGCCCATGCAATAGGAGCTGTTTTGTCAATAGTGTAGCTTCTGGTGTAAACATCTGATGGATTTCCTGCGGCATCAACTGCATAGAATTTTAAAGTAGTTGTGGAGTTTATATTAATCGGTGAAGTGTATTTCACACGTGTACTGCTGGTTGTAGGGTCAGATCCATCTGTAGTGTAGTAAATTGTTGTGTCGCTGTCGTCATCTTTAGCAGTTAAAGTGACAGTTTGTGCAGTGTTAAATGCGCCGTTATCAAGACTGGCATTTGCTGTTGGAATACTGCTGTCAATTGTATAAGTTTGATTAAATATTGGGCCCCAAACGCCGAATTCGTTGACTGCAGCAGATATGAGTGTTGTTGTTTTGCTTATTTCGATTGATCCGGTGTAAGGAGTACTTGCCGTAGTGGGTATAGTTCCATCTGTGGTGTAATAAGTTGTATAAGTACTGCCTGGACATTTAGTAGTTAAAGTGACTGTTTGAGAAGTTTTATAGGCTCCTCCTTTAATATCAGCAGTTATCAGCGGTATTGTGGAATTGATTATATAGTTTTGAGTGTAAACTGGGCTCCAGTGATTTGCAGGGTCAACTGCGGAGAATTTAAGAGTTGTATTGCTGTTAAGAGTTATTGGAGCAGTATATGCAGTTCGAGTAGTGCTTGTTTGTGGGTCAGATCCGTCTGTGGTGTAGTAGGTTGTTGTTGTGCTGCTGTCAGGGTCTTTTGTGGTTAAGGTAATAGTTTGTGGAGTGTTAAATGTGCTTCCAGCAGGATTGACAGTTACGGTTGGACTTTTAGTATCAACTGGTTTATCTAAACTTTCTAATGCATTTATAAGAGCATTTGCATCGGTTGCTTTTTGAGCTGTGGAATCATAGGCGTAAGTTTCGTAGATTATAGTGGTTATCCCTTTATTTTTAATTGGTTCTGTGACATATTTGGGGCTTGTTGGATTTGGAGGAGTATATATCAATAATTTGGATGCTTTTGAGTTGATTAATTTCATTTGACTGATTATTTCATTGGCGTATTTTGTAGTAGTCGTGGTTTTTGAAATAGGGTACAAGAACCTGTAATATTTGTATCCGCTCTGTGCACCGTGGTTTTCGTGGTTATCTATCACTAGTATGGGGTGTTCTTTAGAAACATCGGGAACTATAAATTTCTGGCCTAATAGCTGTCCGTTCATCCTTCCTTTGCTGTAATCGCTGGCATCTTTAGTTACATGAATATAGTAAAGGACATATCTTTTAGTGAGTTGGGATGATTTACTTGTTATGGCATTGTAAATGGCAGTGTGTATTCCATTTTCTTGAGGATGCATGCCAATTATAACGACAATGGTCTGGTTAGAGCTCTTATTTCCGTAAATTTTCTTTTCCACGTATCCATAACTTGTTTTGCCTATTATATTGGGATTTGAGGTGACAGTTGCCCATGATTTTACCGTAACGCTGCTTGGTAGAACTTTGTTGGTATTGTAGTAGCTCAAAACCTGTGAAAACATGTAAATCATTGATTCGTAGCGAATGGTTTTTCCTGTACTGGTTTGAGTAACATAATTAGGTGCACGTCCGTTTTTGTCCATGTAAGACCTTACACGATTTGCCATGTCTAAGTATTCTGCTTTGCTGATGGTCTGTGTTGTGATGGTTTCTGAAGGAGAAGATGCTTTTCCAAAGCTTTTTATTGTAATTGCAGTGTTTGAACCTTTGTTGATGTTTACTACTGCTGATGTTGAGACTCCTAAATAATTAGACATGTTCACATTATTTCCAGATATATTTACGCTGCCTGGAAGCTTGTGGTTTGTATCTACATAATTTTTAACAGCAGTTGACGAATTGGCAACCTGATTAGGCGTAACACTTGCTGCCGAAACGGTGCTGACAGTTATAAAAAAAGCTAAAACAAATAATATTAACATTAAATAACTTTTACGTATTTTTTCCGCCCCCTTTGCATATTAAAGTTAAATAATCTTTTATTTTCATGCAACACTTGGTTGTCATGTATACCCATTTTTTAAATATAATACTGTAAATTTATTATATTTTTATAGATTTGTTGAAAATCTATTATGGGAATAATCTTATTTTTGGATTCATATTTAAATTTTGTTATATAATAAAATTTAGTAATAAATGATCAAGGCATAGTTAATCACATTTATGCAAATTCTAGATTAAACATGCTAATTTCATGTATAAATGGATTTAAACAACTTAATACTTAATTAAACTTGTACAATTAATTTAGTGGAGATATTAAAAAATATAATATCTAAAAAGTTTAAAATACAAAAAGAGAATGTTGATTAAATATTTATTCGGCGTATTAATTGTTCAACAAATTATTTCCTGAATACTGAACAGGTACTTAATATAAGCATGTATCCAATTTGATGCTTTATTATAATATAAAATCAAATATACTAACATGAAGATTTTAACCATTGACGTAGGTTTAGGTACTCAGGATATCATGTTTTATGACAGCAAAGAGTCCATTGAAAATTCTCCAAAACTTGTAATGCCCTCTCCAACCAGGATAATCGCAGATAGAATAGCCGAATCAGAGGGAGATTTATTTATAAAAGGCGAAACTATGGGCGGAGGATTTATAACTAAAGTTGTAAAGGAACATTTAAAAGATCACCGGGTTCTCATGACGGAAAATGCTGCAAGGACCATAAGAGACAATTTGGATTATGTAAAGTCGTTAGGGGTGGAGATAGTACCCTTTTCTGAAGCAAAAAAATATTCAGATTTAACTCAAATAGAGTTTAAAGATGTTGATCTGGATGCCATAAAAAGTGCACTGGCTGAATTCGATGTAGATCCAAGTTTTGATTATTTAGGGGTAGCTGTCCAGGATCATGGATATATGGAAGGTGTTGGAGATAGAGATTTCAGATTCATGAAAATAAGGGAAAAACTGGACGTTCCAAAAGGGCCAGAAGAGTTTGCATATTTTGGTGAAGCTCCATCTTATTTTACAAGGATTAATGCAGTATTGAGGTCATTTAACAATTATAAAACTGCTGTAATGGATTCTAAATTTGCGTCTGTCTGCGGTGCAACATGTGACAGGTATGTAAAGACCCTTGAAAAGTTCATAGTTATGGATATTGGAAATGGGCATACTCTGGCGGCAGCATTTGACGGGGGAAAAATAGTGGGTGTATTTGAACACCATACCAGTAATATGACACCAGATAAGATAGATCTATTTGTTAATAAGCTTGCAGATGGAACTATAACTCATGAAGAAGTACATGAAGATCACGGGCATGGGGCATGGTCTTTAAAACCAATAGGTGATTTTGAAGCTATAGTTGCAACAGGGCCCCGCAGAAACGTTTTAGAGAAAACAGATTTTAATGTGCATTACGCAGCTCCTGCAGGGGATGTGATGATGACAGGACCTGCTGGACTTATAAAAGCCATTCGATCTAAAAATGGTTAATTTTTATGTATCTAAGGATGTATGCGTCTGAAAAATATAAATAAGGGGATTTATAAATGATATTAGATCCACATATACATAGTACGTACTCTAGTGACTCAACAGCACGTCCTAGAGATATAATTAAGAAAGCCCGAAGTATAGGGCTAGATGCAATTGCTATAGCTGATCATAACAGCATTAAAGGCTCAATGGTCGGAATTGAAGAATCTAAAGGCATGGAAGATTTCATAGTACTGCCTGCAATGGAAGTAAGCAGCAGCAAAGGCCATATAGTATCAATAGGAATAAATGAAGAGATAAAAAGAGGATTGTCTCCTGAAGAAACAGTTGAAGCAATAAGGGAAGCTGGTGGAATTGCCATTGCTCCACACCCATTTGTGCGTTACAGGGAAGGATTATGTGATAGGATCAAAAAGTTAGATATAGATGCTATGGAAACATTAAATTCAAGGTATATCTTCGGATATTCCAACTGGAAGGCAAAAAATCTTGCTGAGGAAAGGGGAATACCTCAAATTGGTGCAAGTGATGCGCACTTCCTGGGCGCAATTGGAAGCTGTGTTACAGAATTTGACGCTGATTTTTCTGTTGATAGTATAATAGAGGCAATTTTATCTGGAAAAACCAATGTATTTGGAGATAGAACTCCCCTGCCTTTGATAATAAAGGAAGTTATCAATAAGAAGATTAAGCGGATTTAAAAGTTATGGAGTAGCATAACTTTAGATATGGCCTAAGAAATGATGTAGTACGAGATAAATGCACTAAAACTTTAGAAAAGTTTAAAATAATCTTTGACAATTTAATATTCAGTGTTATAATCATTGGACTGAGAGGGGAAAACCATGGTTTCAAACGAAGAAATAAAGAGAAGACTGGAATTGAGGAGGAAAGGCATAAATCCAGATGAAGAACTTAATAAAGCAGATGAAGTTATTTGCTCAAAATGCCACACTGTAAACCTTGAAAACGCGAAGTTTTGCATCGGTTGCGGAAATGAATTAAATAAACCCCCTGTATATACTCTTAAAATAAATGAACCTAAGTCTAACTTGATCGTGTGTCCGGGCTGCGGAGCTGAAAATAAAATAGATTCCAAATTTTGCACCGGTTGTGGAAGCAACTTACTGGAAAGTAGCGTAAACACATCTGAAGCGGATGAAATTGACATGAATTCTCTTATTTGTCATAAATGCGGCTTTAAGAATAATCCCGGTTCTAAATTTTGTATTGGCTGCGGAGCTAGCTTAAAAGAAGCCCCAAATAAAAACGCAAGCTCATTTGATATGGAAATGGACAATGAAAAAGAAGTCCTGTTAACTATAAAAGATGGGAATGATAAAGAAGCTGCGTTAGATACAGAAATCGATAGTGGATCTAATGGTAGAATGGAAGATATTCCTGAACAGGCTGCAGAAGTCACTATTCTTGATGAAATTAAAAAAGCAAAAGAATTACTTGATATGGGTGCTGTATCTGAAGAAGAATACCAAAAAATTAAAAGTAAATATCTTGATAAACTGGGTTAACAGTTTAAGAGAAACAAAATCAATTTTTTAATGATTAAAAAAGCTTGTTTAAACAGTCACTGCAAAATCCCGGGCCTTTAATATCAGTTTCTACAACACTGTTGCTGAAATGCATCACGCAAAGGTGATTTTTGCAGTGGGGAAGCCCAAAAGTATGGCCTAACTCGTGTACAGCTTCTGTTAAGATTCTTTTTAAAAATAATTTTTTATTGGGACTTTTTAATCTATTTACAGATATTATTGCAAAATTTCCAGGATATTCAGCTTCTCCAAGGACAAAATTTATCCGTGAAGCATATAAATCTACATTTGTTACTCCCAGAATATGATTAGAATCTCTTTTTAGGATATTCATCATAGAATAAAGGATTTCTGTTGAATGGTACTGGTCTCTAGATGGGTTATAAGATCTTTCAGGTATCTCTAAGATATCATTTGATACATGGCAGCTAATGCCAAATATTTTCTCTAGGGGCTTTTCCAGCATCCTGAGAAGCTTGTTTTCTACTGTTCCAATGGACTGTATGAGAATTTCCATGGTATATTATTTATCCTTTTTTATACATAATATGTAGTAGGAATAATTCATATTGGAGGTTTTCAAAATTCATTCTGAATTTTGGAGGTTGAAGGAAATTTTATAAAATTTCCAAAACCCAAAAATCAAAGTAAGCAAAACTAAAGTTTTGCACCCCAAAAACGAAGTTTTTGAGGGATTTGGGAGGTAAATCTATGGTCGAAAAAATGTTATTAGCTACAGATAATTCCAAACAGGCGGAAAAAGCTGGAGAAGAAGCGATTTCAATGGCAAGTTTGGGGGGCACTATCATTGTTTTATATGTAATTGATGCAGATTACTTGAATGCATTACCACAGCAGGATTTAAGGGATCAGCTTAATGAGAACTTAAAAAAAGAGGGAAAAGAGGCTGTTGAAAAGTTTAAAGAAAGGATAGAAGAGGAACAGTGCGCAGGTACATGTCCAAATGTTAATATTATCACCATGATTAAAGAAGGCAGACCCGCTGATATTATAATTAAAACTGCTGAAGAGGAAGGTGTAGATCAGATAGTACTTGGAAAATCTGGTAAACACGGTATAGAAAAATTCTTGATTGGAAGCACCGCTGACAGAGTGGTGAGGAAAGCGAAGATCCCTGTCAATGTGGTCTCTTAATAAGCTGAAAATTGAGCATTAGGTTAAATTTATAAATTTTAATTTAATTTACTTTTTTAGTAGCTATATAAAAAAACTTAAATTATTCAAATTTCTATTAAATCTATGCTTTCAGATATTTCAGAGTTCATACAGCAAAATTTCCTGTACACTCATCCAGGATATACCATTTTAAATACAGTAGTTTTTGGAATTATACTTGGAATTGCTGTTATACTGATTATAAAGATGTTTAAATACATTAAAAAGGATCCAAAAGATCTTTTCATCCCTTTAGTTCCATTCATATTCTTTGGATCAAGTGCAAGGGCACTTGTAGATAATGGAATTTATCCCCTTGTCCTGTGGCTTGTCACGCCAGGAATATATATTTTAACAGGTTTTGCAGCAATTGCCGCGCTATTGATATCTGTTTATGTGGAAAAGAAAACTAAATTTGATTACAGGTACTTCATACTGATTGTGGGAACTATTTTGTGTATTCCTAACATTTTAAGTATTAACCATCTAAATTGGGTTACATTTTTTGAGGTTGTTGGAACATGGGCAGTAATGACTTCAATATTTGCACTTATAGGAAGAAAATGGACTCTTTTAAAGGATAAATTTAATTTAGGAATTCTTTCAGCCCATTTATTTGATGCATCAGCAACTTTTATAGCAATTGATTTTTACGGCTATGGTGAGCAGCATGTTCTTCCAACTGCACTTATGAATATTACTGGGACAGCAGCGGTGATGTTTCCTTTAAAAATAGGAGTTATATTAGCAGCTCTTTATGTTATAGATGAATATGTTGAAGATGATACCATTAAAAATATGTTAAAGCTGGCTATATTCATTTTAGGACTTGCACCAGGTCTTAGAGATTTCTTGAGCTTAAGTATAGGTACATAATTCTTTTTGGTTTTTAAAAAGGGCTCCCTATCTTTTTAAAAGTTGATTATTTTTTTATTTTATGAATTAGTATTAACAGAACTAAACTAAAATATAAATGTTTAATTTAATTATATTAATAGGGTGATTGGGTGGATTACGAAGGTGGCAGAGATAAAATAAATGATAAGAATAATAACAAATTTCAAAAAGAGGGATATGCTGAAGATAAAATTTTAAAATCTCCTGTAAGTGGAGGGGATAAGTATAAGGCCTCTAAAGAAGCTATTCCTTTTACTCCACCAGAAGATGTAAAGCTTTACCATTATAATATTAAAAAACCTTTTAAATCATTTAGAAAAATATATGCTCGTTCATATAACTCTTGGGAGTCAGATGCAGCTATAAATGACATTAATGAAAAACTAAAAGAAAAAGCTTCGAATTTAGGCGCCAATGCTATAATTAATGTTAGTTATGAAAAAGGAATTTTGACTTTATTTCGAGGAATCAGAGGTATTGGGCAAGCAGTTTACATAAAAGATCTGGAAAATATAGAAAAAACTTATCCTGCAGGAAATACTTTTCTACTGATTTATGGCTTCTTCTGGTTAATATGGGGATTATTAGACTTTTACAACTATTATAAACTTTTTCTTGTTCTAATTGGGCTTTCTATGATAATTTACTGTGTTTTTGCTCGGCGTGATTATATAACTAAA
It encodes:
- a CDS encoding universal stress protein, with the translated sequence MVEKMLLATDNSKQAEKAGEEAISMASLGGTIIVLYVIDADYLNALPQQDLRDQLNENLKKEGKEAVEKFKERIEEEQCAGTCPNVNIITMIKEGRPADIIIKTAEEEGVDQIVLGKSGKHGIEKFLIGSTADRVVRKAKIPVNVVS
- a CDS encoding DUF63 family protein, producing the protein MLSDISEFIQQNFLYTHPGYTILNTVVFGIILGIAVILIIKMFKYIKKDPKDLFIPLVPFIFFGSSARALVDNGIYPLVLWLVTPGIYILTGFAAIAALLISVYVEKKTKFDYRYFILIVGTILCIPNILSINHLNWVTFFEVVGTWAVMTSIFALIGRKWTLLKDKFNLGILSAHLFDASATFIAIDFYGYGEQHVLPTALMNITGTAAVMFPLKIGVILAALYVIDEYVEDDTIKNMLKLAIFILGLAPGLRDFLSLSIGT